The sequence GTCGCCGTGCATCCGGGCGGGTTGCGAAGGCTGGGGGACGGTCTTTGCGCAGCCAAAGAGCATCGACAGGAAAAAGACGAGGAAAAGCGGAACCGCTTTGGCGGAAAAAGGCATCGGAAACTCCTGAGGCGGGGGTGTGATTGTCGGGCCTGATTATGCGCAAGGCAGAACCGCGTCAATCGGGTTCCGGTCAGGTTCCGGGAGGATTTTGGACAAAAAAAAGCCCGTCGGTGACGGGCTTCCTCATGATCGAACAGTCCGCTTAGTAGCGGGGGCGGCTCTCACGGGGCTGAGATTCGTTGACTTTCAGGGTGCGGCCCTGAAGATCGGTGCCGTTCACTGCCTGGATGGCCTTGCGGGCGCCTTCGTCATCCATCTCGACAAAACCGAAACCGCGGGAGCGGCCGGTGGCGCGATCTTCGATGACGTGAGCAGAGGTGACTTCGCCGTACTGGGAAAACAGGGACTTCA is a genomic window of Desulfomicrobium baculatum DSM 4028 containing:
- a CDS encoding RNA recognition motif domain-containing protein, translating into MNIYVGNLSWSTTDADLKSLFSQYGEVTSAHVIEDRATGRSRGFGFVEMDDEGARKAIQAVNGTDLQGRTLKVNESQPRESRPRY